In Nostoc edaphicum CCNP1411, the sequence CGTAGCTTGTGGACAGCTACGTAATTTCTCAGGGGCACAAGAACTTGGTAGTTTAGTCGTTGCATCAGCTTGGAGAGGCCGCGGTTTAGGTACTTTGCTAACCCAGCATTTGATTAATACAGCAACGCAACCACTTTATCTTGAATGTTTAGGTCAGCGACTGGCGCAGTTTTACAGTCGCTTTGACTTTGTACCAATATCTTTTGAAGAATTGCCAAAATTTCCCAGGACAAGAGGCTTGTCTACGCTCAAGGGTAAATTTAGATTGTCGCAATTAGCTAAAAGGCTGCTCAAAGTTCCTGTGGTGCTTATGGAATATCGAGGTCAGACTAATTCGTAATGACGCTCGAATACTCGCTACCGCTACGCTAACGTAATTCGTAATTAAGATATGCAAAACTAAGCTTGAAAAAAGCTGTTTGC encodes:
- a CDS encoding GNAT family N-acetyltransferase, with the translated sequence MNQSNLSLPSGCVLRKAISADQWSIRLLVFSAKLDPTQLNWQQFWVIECDGNLVACGQLRNFSGAQELGSLVVASAWRGRGLGTLLTQHLINTATQPLYLECLGQRLAQFYSRFDFVPISFEELPKFPRTRGLSTLKGKFRLSQLAKRLLKVPVVLMEYRGQTNS